The region CTGAGCCGCCTATCGGAATCGAACCGATGACCTACGCATTACGAGTGCGTTGCTCTACCGACTGAGCTAAGGCGGCTGGGCCGGAGGTATCCGGCGCCTTAGCGAGTATAGGTGTCCTTGACCACTGACGGCACAGTTGGTCGGCTAGTGCCCTCGTTGCGGCTGAACAACAAATGATCAACGCGGTTGGCGATGTGGGGAACCACATCGGGCGGATAATCGCGCTATACCTTTCAGGTGATTGTCATTGGGTGGTCGTTCAGGCGATGCACGATGGTTAAGTGGTGGGCCTCACCCTAGGAGCCGCTTTACTTTGCCTGTTGGTTTGCCGACACTTTTTTTATGTACCGCTCTAGTGCCTGGCTTAGCAGCGCCGCGACTTTAGCGCTGGCTGCTGGGCTCTTGCTGCCTACGGTTGGTGCCGCTCAATCAAGCGAAACCGCCGGAGCCAAGGGCGATGAGTCACGGGCGACGACGAAGATCGTTGGCTGGTCCACGGACCGCGCCACCCTCACGCCTGGCCAGAAGGTCAAGGACCGAGTTCGGGTCAAGGCCAAGGGCGCCAAAGCCAAACGGAAGATGGTCCTGCAGCGGGCACTGGCTGGTACGCGAGATTGGACTCGGGTCTGGCAGCGATCGACTAAACGCAACGGCAAGTTGGTGGTGAAGTTCACCGCGCCGACGTCAGGTAGTTGGAAATTTCGTATCCGTGTTCGCCAAGACCAGGACGGTAAGTCGGCACGATCGGCTAAACGTCGCGTGGATATTGCTGATCCTTCGGCCACGGACACCCCGAGCGTGCCGGCCATACAGCCAGGGCTGGTCTTTGTTGCTGGTGACATTGGCCTGTGCGAGGGCGCAGCTGATCAGACCGCCGCGTTAATTGACCCAATCGCCGAAGCGTTTGTCGCCACCGGAGATCTCGCCTATCCCAGCGGCACCGACCGTGACTTTGCTGAGTGCTATGACCCTCACTTCGGCTCGCTGAAGAGCAAGACCTACCCAGTGCCCGGCAACCACGAGTACTACTCGGGGGCCACCGGCTACTTCAACTATTTCGGAAGCAGAGTCGGGACACTGGCTGATCCTTGGTATGTGGTTGACATCGGCGGTTGGCGATTCTTCATGCTCGACTCCGAGTGCGACAAGATCGGCGGGTGCGATACCACCAGTGACCAGTACGCCTGGTTGGCTGACCAGCTGTCTGGTGAACTACCGCAATGCACCGCTGCGGTGTGGCACCGTCCACGGTGGTCAAGTGGGCATCACGGCTCCTATGCTCCTGTTTCCGATCTTTATGAATTGCTGTACGACCACGGCACTGACCTGCTGCTCAGCGGTCATGAACACGCTTACGAAAGATTTGCCCCACTCTCGCCAGCGGGGGTAAATGATCCGGCAGGAGTCCGGCAGTTTGTCGTTGGTACCGGCGGGACAACATTGCGAGAGTTCAAGTCGACTGAGACGGGTTCGCAATCGCGACTCAACGACAGCCACGGTGTCTTGCGCATGCAACTGTCCGGGACTGGGTACGACTGGGACTTCCTGCCGACGAAGTCCTCTGGCAAAACAGATAGTGGCTCAGCGCTGTGTAGTTGAGGCGCCTGCGCCCCTCGCATTCGTTGAACCGGTTGCCGACTGCTGTCGTCGCATTCATGCTGGAAGGGCGGAAGGTTTATCAACGTGAAACTCACTCAGGCACTTTTGGCTGCAGTTGTGGCTGTCCTCATCGTGATTCTCGCTTGGTGGTTGTTCTTCCGTCCGGCAGAAGAACCCGAAGCAGCCGCACCCGAAACTCCGCAAGGAACGGTCTTACTGATCCCCGGATACGGTGGCGGGACCGGACAACTCAGCCGTCTCGCGGGTTTGCTTGATCAGCAAGGGATGCAGGCAGAGATCATTGACATCGACGATGGTGAAGGTGACCTTCGCGAATACGCCCAACGCGTGGAAACTCGCGCTGCCGAACTCATTGCCGAAGGACAGCCCCCGCCCGACCTGATTGGCTATTCCGCAGGCGGTGTCACCGCCCGGGCCGCCTACTCCGATCAGCCGGAGCTGTTTCGTCGGGTAATCACCCTGGCCAGCCCCCATCAAGGAACGGGTGTAGCGGTGCTCGGTGAGTTAGTGAATGCTTGCCCCACTGCCTGCAAGCAGTTACAGCCGGATTCCGACCTCCTGGAGTCATTCCCCGAGCCACAACGGCCGCAAGATTGGCTATCGATCTGGAGCGAAGACGATGAGACCATCAGGCCGCCCGAGTCCAGCAAGATTCCGGGGATAAAGAATTATCGCATCCAAAGTGCCTGCGACACCCGCGACATAGGTCACGGCGAAGTGCCATTAGATCCGCAAACTCTGGCCGCAATTGATGCCTTCCTGGTAGGTGCGCCATTACCTACTACCTGTGTCCCCTGATTCGGTTCTGATCGGGACCGAAATGGAGCCGATCCACCGTTTCACCCCGCGATCGGGTTCAAACATTGGTAGATAAGTAGTGTGCCGACGAAAGCGCCGCCGTCTAACGGCGGTAACACGATGTCAGAGGGAAAAACGCCGTTCGGCGCATTCCCTTCTGGCAGTTTGAGTGCTTGGCTCGCCAAACTAGTCATCCTCGGGATCATTGACGTCCTAGGTATTTGGGCAATCGCTACTTCGTTTGCAGCCGAGTGGTGGCTGGCCATCATCTTCCTCACGGTTGTGCTGCTGCTGCTCAACATCACTTACTTCCGCAAAGGTGGACTGCCGTGGAAGTACCTGCTGCCAGGGTTGATCTTCCTATTTGCCTTCCAGCTCTATCCAGCGCTCTACACTTTCGGAGCATCTTTCACCAACCTCGGTACGGGTCATCTGATCAGCGAGAATGAGGCCGTCGACGCGATCGAGGGTCAGAGCGAGAAGTCTGCCGGCAAGGGCCAAAGTTTCGACGTACTTCCGATCGA is a window of Actinomycetes bacterium DNA encoding:
- a CDS encoding lipase codes for the protein MKLTQALLAAVVAVLIVILAWWLFFRPAEEPEAAAPETPQGTVLLIPGYGGGTGQLSRLAGLLDQQGMQAEIIDIDDGEGDLREYAQRVETRAAELIAEGQPPPDLIGYSAGGVTARAAYSDQPELFRRVITLASPHQGTGVAVLGELVNACPTACKQLQPDSDLLESFPEPQRPQDWLSIWSEDDETIRPPESSKIPGIKNYRIQSACDTRDIGHGEVPLDPQTLAAIDAFLVGAPLPTTCVP
- a CDS encoding metallophosphoesterase, which encodes MYRSSAWLSSAATLALAAGLLLPTVGAAQSSETAGAKGDESRATTKIVGWSTDRATLTPGQKVKDRVRVKAKGAKAKRKMVLQRALAGTRDWTRVWQRSTKRNGKLVVKFTAPTSGSWKFRIRVRQDQDGKSARSAKRRVDIADPSATDTPSVPAIQPGLVFVAGDIGLCEGAADQTAALIDPIAEAFVATGDLAYPSGTDRDFAECYDPHFGSLKSKTYPVPGNHEYYSGATGYFNYFGSRVGTLADPWYVVDIGGWRFFMLDSECDKIGGCDTTSDQYAWLADQLSGELPQCTAAVWHRPRWSSGHHGSYAPVSDLYELLYDHGTDLLLSGHEHAYERFAPLSPAGVNDPAGVRQFVVGTGGTTLREFKSTETGSQSRLNDSHGVLRMQLSGTGYDWDFLPTKSSGKTDSGSALCS